One Acanthochromis polyacanthus isolate Apoly-LR-REF ecotype Palm Island chromosome 6, KAUST_Apoly_ChrSc, whole genome shotgun sequence DNA segment encodes these proteins:
- the LOC110972003 gene encoding L-rhamnose-binding lectin CSL3-like isoform X3, with protein MASFPLMLMAACLLMTSEPGSCYEYHSVTCEGSEAHLNCGQGHVISVLRAVYGRQDKITCSYGRPASQIQNDHCSRLSGKVAERCNGRMSCSIKASNSEFGDPCRGTYKYLDVTYTCEEPGDDSHEVRSVTCENSVAYLKCGQGLVISVLWADYGRHDRTTCSSGRPASQIQNVHCSRPTGKVAERCNGRMSCSIKASNSEFGDPCRGTYKYLDVTYTCEEPGDDSHEVHSVTCEGSVAYLTCDQGLVISVLRADYGRHDRTTCSSGRPAHQIQNVHCSRLSGKVAERCNGKRDCSIKANNSEFGDPCRGTYKYLEVTYTCEAPVIG; from the exons ATGGCCAGCTTCCCTCTGA TGCTGATGGCAGCGTGTCTGCTCATGACTTCAG AACCTGGAAGCTGTTATGAATATCACTCCGTGACGTGTGAAGGTTCTGAGGCTCATCTGAACTGTG gtcAAGGACATGTTATCTCCGTCCTCAGGGCTGTATATGGACGCCAAGACAAAATCACGTGTTCCTATGGACGTCCGGCCTCTCAGATCCAGAATGACCACTGCTCACGACTCTCTGGAAAAGTAGCTGAACG CTGTAACGGGAGAATGTCCTGTTCCATCAAAGCCAGCAACTCAGAGTTTGGAGACCCCTGTAGGGGAACCTACAAGTACCTGGATGTGACTTACACCTGTGAAG AACCTGGAGACGATTCCCATGAAGTTCGCTCTGTGACCTGTGAGAACTCTGTGGCTTACCTGAAGTGTG gtcAAGGACTTGTTATCTCCGTCCTCTGGGCTGATTATGGACGCCACGACAGAACCACATGTTCCTCTGGACGTCCGGCCTCTCAGATCCAGAACGTCCACTGCTCACGGCCCACTGGAAAAGTAGCTGAACG CTGTAACGGGAGAATGTCCTGTTCCATCAAAGCCAGCAACTCAGAGTTTGGAGACCCCTGTAGGGGAACCTACAAGTACCTGGATGTGACTTACACCTGTGAAG AACCTGGAGACGATTCCCATGAAGTTCACTCTGTGACCTGTGAGGGCTCTGTGGCTTACCTGACGTGTG atcaAGGACTCGTTATCTCCGTCCTCAGGGCTGATTATGGACGCCACGACAGAACCACATGTTCCTCTGGACGTCCGGCCCATCAGATCCAGAACGTCCACTGCTCACGGCTGTCTGGAAAAGTAGCTGAACG CTGTAATGGGAAACGTGACTGTTCCATCAAAGCCAACAACTCAGAGTTTGGAGACCCCTGCAGGGGAACCTACAAGTATCTGGAAGTGACTTACACCTGTGAAG CTCCTGTGATTGGATAA